A region from the Natronoarchaeum mannanilyticum genome encodes:
- a CDS encoding alanine--glyoxylate aminotransferase family protein, with translation MTEKREYRDDYDDKTLYIPGPTEVRDDVIEAMCEPMFGHRMDRMTDLYTTIVEDTKEFLGTDNEVVILTGSGTEFWEASTLNLVDENILVPTCGSFSERHANVAERLGKDVDRLEYEWGEAIKPEDIRAELESSDKQYDVVATVMNESSTGVRNPIEEIGDVIAEYPDTYFVVDAVSSLGGDYVDIDEHEIDVIFASSQKAFAMPPGLAVCAVSDEAYERELEKDSASWYGGFQRTIDYYDRKGQTHSTPAIPIMLAYRQQMKHMLEEGHRGRDERHREMAEYTREWAREHFAMFPEEGYESQTVSCIENTQGIDVAETIETVSEEYDFAFSNGYGSALGEKTFRIGHMGEHDVESIKELTDAIEDVAGL, from the coding sequence GTGACCGAAAAACGCGAATACCGCGACGACTACGACGACAAGACGCTGTACATCCCCGGCCCGACCGAGGTGCGCGATGACGTCATCGAGGCGATGTGCGAGCCGATGTTCGGCCACCGCATGGACCGGATGACCGACCTCTACACGACCATCGTCGAGGACACGAAGGAGTTCCTCGGCACCGACAACGAGGTCGTCATCCTGACGGGGTCGGGCACCGAGTTCTGGGAGGCCTCGACGCTCAACCTCGTCGACGAGAACATCCTCGTCCCGACCTGCGGCAGCTTCAGCGAGCGCCACGCCAACGTCGCCGAGCGCCTCGGCAAGGACGTCGACCGGCTGGAGTACGAGTGGGGCGAGGCGATCAAGCCCGAGGACATCCGCGCCGAGCTCGAGTCCAGCGACAAACAGTACGACGTCGTCGCGACCGTGATGAACGAGTCCTCGACGGGCGTCAGAAATCCGATCGAGGAGATCGGCGACGTGATCGCCGAGTACCCCGACACGTACTTCGTCGTCGACGCGGTCTCCTCGCTGGGCGGCGACTACGTCGACATCGACGAGCACGAGATCGACGTGATCTTCGCGTCCAGCCAGAAGGCGTTCGCGATGCCTCCCGGACTCGCCGTCTGCGCCGTCAGCGACGAGGCCTACGAGCGCGAACTGGAGAAGGATTCGGCGTCGTGGTACGGCGGCTTCCAGCGCACGATCGACTACTACGATCGGAAGGGCCAGACCCACTCGACGCCCGCGATCCCGATCATGCTAGCCTACCGCCAGCAGATGAAACACATGCTCGAGGAGGGCCACCGGGGTCGCGACGAGCGCCACCGCGAGATGGCCGAGTACACCCGGGAGTGGGCCCGCGAGCACTTCGCGATGTTCCCCGAGGAGGGCTACGAGTCTCAAACTGTGAGCTGCATCGAGAACACCCAGGGGATCGACGTCGCCGAGACGATCGAGACCGTCTCCGAGGAGTACGACTTCGCGTTCTCGAACGGCTACGGCTCGGCGCTGGGCGAGAAGACGTTCCGCATCGGCCACATGGGCGAGCACGACGTCGAGAGCATCAAGGAGCTGACCGACGCCATCGAGGACGTCGCCGGGCTGTAA